From one Musa acuminata AAA Group cultivar baxijiao chromosome BXJ2-6, Cavendish_Baxijiao_AAA, whole genome shotgun sequence genomic stretch:
- the LOC135613701 gene encoding mitochondrial import receptor subunit TOM7-1-like has translation MTSKVSLKGKRKAGKGSKGPEERSACKCFKEWSTWAMKKAKVITHYGFIPLIITIGMNSEPKPQLYQLLSPV, from the coding sequence ATGACGTCGAAGGTGTCGCTCAAGGGGAAGAGGAAGGCCGGGAAGGGCTCCAAGGGGCCGGAGGAGCGGTCGGCGTGCAAGTGCTTCAAGGAGTGGAGCACCTGGGCGATGAAGAAGGCCAAGGTGATCACTCACTATGGCTTTATTCCCCTCATCATCACCATCGGCATGAACTCCGAGCCCAAGCCCCAGCTCTACCAGCTGCTCAGTCCCGTCTGA